The following are from one region of the Stigmatella ashevillena genome:
- a CDS encoding sensor histidine kinase, producing MSGTAPLPSGPLASLTARLLLAFLLPALGFFGLMGSGGYVLARAILEEELGQSLSAIAGATASQVSGERMLTIEPGDDVQGTRTWRNLTRLLGEVQRASGVRRVYAVDTQGRVRVDVGGGLPVGTEVPELARDRRELARVLAGERTASQVLFTGSDGQLYKTGYAPVRQADQVVGAVAVEGSAAFFGLLARLSQAFAVASAVALAVLAAVAVLTARGLARPLRRLMDSALRIGRGDLTTPVPPEPTREIGVLARELEVMREALESRDRQLKLMLAGVAHEVRNPIGGIELFSGLLAEDVRAGSLSEAGGHVTRIQREVAYLQRIVEDFLAFAREQPLARAPVEAPALLSDACELMAVEAEAKGVSLAVDAAPTRLEADGSLLTAALVNLVKNAVQASPAGGRVQVTGRCVDARYAIHVRDSGPGVPEPEKERIFEPFFTTREKGTGLGLPLARKIIRAHGGELSLASVPGNTVFTITLPLGRASGAEQFQSPSDV from the coding sequence ATGAGCGGCACTGCCCCCCTTCCTTCTGGCCCCTTGGCCTCCCTCACCGCGAGGCTGCTGCTGGCCTTCTTGCTGCCCGCCCTGGGGTTCTTCGGACTCATGGGCAGTGGCGGGTACGTCCTGGCGCGCGCCATCCTCGAGGAGGAGTTGGGGCAAAGCCTGTCGGCCATCGCGGGCGCCACCGCCAGCCAGGTCAGCGGAGAGCGAATGCTCACCATCGAGCCGGGCGACGACGTGCAGGGCACGCGGACCTGGCGCAACCTCACGCGGCTGCTGGGCGAGGTCCAACGGGCCAGCGGCGTGCGCCGGGTCTACGCGGTGGACACCCAGGGGCGCGTGCGGGTGGACGTGGGCGGCGGCCTGCCCGTGGGGACGGAAGTCCCAGAGCTGGCAAGGGACCGGAGGGAGTTGGCGCGGGTCCTGGCGGGGGAGCGCACGGCCAGCCAGGTGCTCTTCACGGGCTCGGACGGGCAGCTTTACAAGACGGGCTACGCCCCGGTGCGGCAGGCAGACCAAGTGGTGGGCGCGGTGGCCGTGGAGGGCAGCGCGGCCTTCTTCGGCCTGCTGGCGCGGCTGTCCCAAGCGTTCGCGGTGGCCAGCGCGGTGGCCCTGGCGGTGCTGGCGGCGGTGGCGGTGCTCACGGCGCGGGGGCTGGCCCGCCCCCTGCGCCGGTTGATGGACTCGGCGCTGCGCATCGGCCGGGGAGACCTGACGACGCCCGTGCCCCCCGAGCCCACGCGGGAGATTGGCGTGCTGGCGCGCGAGTTGGAGGTGATGCGCGAAGCCCTGGAGAGCCGGGACCGGCAGCTCAAGCTCATGCTCGCGGGCGTGGCGCACGAGGTGCGCAACCCCATTGGGGGCATCGAGCTGTTCTCAGGCCTGCTCGCGGAGGACGTCCGGGCCGGGAGCCTCTCGGAAGCAGGAGGACACGTGACGCGCATCCAGCGCGAGGTGGCCTACCTCCAGCGCATCGTCGAGGACTTCCTGGCCTTTGCCCGTGAGCAACCCCTGGCCCGGGCCCCCGTGGAAGCCCCCGCCCTCCTCTCGGACGCCTGTGAACTGATGGCCGTGGAGGCCGAGGCCAAGGGCGTCTCCCTCGCGGTGGACGCGGCGCCGACCCGGCTGGAAGCAGACGGCAGCCTGCTGACGGCCGCGCTGGTCAACTTGGTGAAGAACGCCGTGCAGGCCTCTCCCGCTGGGGGCCGGGTCCAAGTCACGGGACGTTGCGTGGACGCGCGCTACGCCATCCATGTCAGGGACAGCGGCCCCGGAGTCCCCGAGCCCGAGAAAGAACGCATCTTCGAGCCCTTCTTCACCACCCGGGAGAAGGGCACAGGCCTGGGACTTCCCCTGGCCCGGAAGATCATCCGGGCTCACGGCGGAGAGCTGTCCCTCGCCTCTGTGCCTGGAAACACCGTCTTCACCATCACCCTGCCCCTGGGGCGAGCGTCCGGTGCTGAACAGTTTCAATCCCCTTCAGATGTTTGA